The following coding sequences lie in one Pogoniulus pusillus isolate bPogPus1 chromosome 29, bPogPus1.pri, whole genome shotgun sequence genomic window:
- the LOC135188208 gene encoding somatomedin-B and thrombospondin type-1 domain-containing protein-like produces the protein MAGWAALLALLALPRRVAAGGCAAHGLCCPGRDPTCLSTGRRPDGAHGPCYCDQACTRTLDCCHDYADACPVIPCIVSQWSVWSGCAEPCKTTYRVRRRHIVQEPRNGGEACPALEERAGCMEYWTQQGTECRQSMIPALITTGGFGKARKKRAAADGSERAGYCVEFQLVAITPGCLQSHHSYTRWMQYLREGHTVCVECQHPALDSTSLHCHGDGSGSQTNQLLHWQAVGNPRCKGTWKRIRQLDTCSCPSVHSFLFI, from the exons ATGGCGGGCTGGGCCGCCCTGCTGGCGCTGCTCGCCCTGCCCCGCCGCGTCGCCGCTGGCGGCTGTGCCGCCCACGGGCTGTGCTGCCCGGGCCGCGACCCGACCTGCCTCAGCACCGGCCGGCGGCCCGACGGAGCCCACGGGCCGTGTTACTGCGACCAGGCGTGCACTCGCACCCTCGACTGCTGCCACGACTACGCCGACGCCTGCCCAG TTATCCCCTGTATTGTATCCCAGTGGAGTGTCTGGAGCGGCTGTGCGGAGCCTTGCAAGACAACGTATCGTGTGCGGAGGAGACACATTGTCCAGGAGCCCAGGAACGGAGGAGAGgcatgcccagctctggaggagaGGGCTGGCTGCATGGAGTACTGGACTCAGCAAGGAACAGAGTGCAGACAGTCCATGA TCCCAGCATTAATAACAACAGGAGGATTtggaaaagcaagaaagaaaagagctgCAGCTGATGGCAGTGAACGAGCAGG GTATTGTGTTGAGTTCCAGCTTGTGGCCATCACACCGGGCTGCTTGCAGAGCCATCACTCGTACACTCGCTGGATGCAGTATCTCAGAGAGGGTCACACTGTCTGTGTGGagtgccagcacccagcttTAGACTCCACAAGTCTACATTGTCATGGGGATGGCAGTGGAAGCCAAAC GAATCAGCTGCTGCACTGGCAGGCAGTAGGGAACCCTCGATGCAAGGGAACCTGGAAGAGAATTCGCCAGCTGGACACTTGCTCCTGTCCTTCTGTTCACAGCTTCTTGTTCATCTAA